From a single Mycolicibacterium moriokaense genomic region:
- a CDS encoding MlaD family protein, with protein sequence MSASTQVRSPLRRHSRPLIGLCVFLVVCLALIWTVFVTLQREVDGETHSYSAVFTDVSGLKVGDEVRMAGVKVGRVDDVALDGTQARVQFRVQSEQVLYGNTKASIVYQNIIGQRYLGLSLADYGDPSVLPAGAVIPVEHTEPSFDISKLLNGFEPLFALLSPEQVDNLTMAIVRSLQGDTGAIATMISETTRLAESYSGTDAILDGVLTHLNSVVASLADHSGALEDSIKSAETTFNGFAARRVEFVDSMDQISVVGDRLANVITDVQPDMREWLAREPGFAKHFMDDKQGFAYMAFNTPLMLKGMARFSQGGAFLDVYACNLTVTQFPRIDSLINAIVREGTREDRLTYSQKCR encoded by the coding sequence ATGTCAGCCAGCACTCAAGTCAGGTCACCGCTGCGGAGGCACAGCCGCCCGCTGATCGGGCTGTGCGTGTTCCTGGTGGTCTGTCTGGCGCTGATCTGGACCGTGTTCGTCACCCTGCAGCGTGAAGTCGATGGTGAAACCCATTCCTACAGCGCTGTTTTCACAGACGTGTCCGGCCTCAAGGTTGGTGACGAGGTGAGGATGGCCGGGGTCAAGGTGGGCCGCGTCGACGACGTCGCGCTGGATGGCACCCAGGCGCGCGTGCAGTTCCGGGTGCAGTCCGAACAGGTGCTGTACGGCAACACCAAGGCGTCGATCGTCTACCAGAACATCATCGGCCAGCGCTATCTCGGCTTGTCGCTCGCCGACTACGGCGATCCGAGCGTGCTGCCCGCCGGGGCGGTGATCCCCGTCGAGCACACCGAACCGTCGTTCGACATCTCCAAGCTGCTCAATGGGTTCGAACCGCTGTTCGCACTGCTGAGCCCAGAACAGGTCGACAACCTCACGATGGCCATCGTGCGCTCGCTGCAGGGCGATACAGGTGCGATCGCCACGATGATCTCCGAGACCACGCGCCTCGCGGAGTCCTATTCGGGTACCGACGCGATTCTCGACGGCGTGCTTACCCACCTCAACAGCGTGGTGGCCTCGCTGGCCGACCACAGCGGTGCACTGGAGGACAGCATCAAGTCGGCCGAGACGACGTTCAACGGATTCGCGGCCCGCCGTGTGGAATTCGTCGACTCCATGGATCAGATCTCGGTGGTGGGGGACCGGCTGGCGAACGTCATCACCGACGTACAACCGGACATGCGGGAATGGCTGGCGCGTGAGCCGGGCTTCGCCAAGCACTTCATGGACGACAAGCAGGGTTTCGCCTATATGGCCTTCAACACACCGCTGATGCTGAAGGGGATGGCCCGGTTCAGTCAGGGCGGGGCATTTCTCGATGTGTACGCATGCAACCTCACCGTCACCCAGTTTCCGCGCATCGACAGCCTGATCAACGCGATCGTGCGGGAGGGCACCCGCGAAGACCGCCTGACATACAGCCAGAAGTGCCGGTGA
- a CDS encoding MlaD family protein, giving the protein MGDRLRRTVGRLTMPQNFESAAKPISDARLLLRGVALLLGTVLLAAVAIAKSEGAFSNRVEVIALLANVGDGLPNGSDVKFRGALVGTVEGVTPSIDGGDNVVDLSIDPHFARAIPATVTARVVPGNVFAVSSIQLVDNGSGPALQPGSRIHQDESLATVQFQTALSKLREVMAAAGRPGSTDTVGVLAAVAEATSGRGDEIERAGGGANRIVDELNRVIADDGTEATLAVVSDALQGLQGSAPDLLDAVHSAVVPMRTFAEKRQELATFLSAGHATFGEVGTAFENNTDRMIVITTQLSPVMGVMADGSNQFAPIVTRINDLTNRFFDHVWHEDKNMAVGKFMLVLTPNRMYTRKDCPRYGTLEGPSCRTAPLTADPPVLPQPLDPRNYQPPGGNVGPVGSPEERAQLSELLGPEPNAATQLLFGPVARGNTVQVVPDPSLPGAGPPPGLPLPAEAGR; this is encoded by the coding sequence GTGGGGGATCGGCTCCGGCGCACGGTTGGGCGGCTGACGATGCCGCAGAACTTCGAATCGGCGGCGAAGCCCATATCGGACGCGCGGTTGCTGCTGCGTGGTGTTGCCTTGTTACTCGGCACCGTGCTGTTGGCGGCTGTCGCGATTGCCAAGTCCGAGGGAGCGTTCTCCAACCGGGTCGAGGTCATCGCGCTGCTCGCCAACGTCGGTGACGGGCTGCCGAACGGCTCCGACGTGAAGTTCCGCGGCGCCCTCGTCGGCACCGTCGAGGGTGTCACGCCGAGCATCGACGGTGGCGACAACGTCGTCGACCTGAGTATCGACCCGCACTTTGCGCGCGCGATCCCCGCGACGGTCACCGCGCGCGTCGTCCCCGGCAACGTGTTCGCCGTATCGTCGATCCAACTGGTGGACAACGGTTCCGGACCGGCGCTGCAGCCGGGCTCGCGCATCCACCAGGACGAGAGCCTTGCCACGGTGCAGTTCCAGACCGCGCTGTCGAAGCTGCGCGAGGTGATGGCCGCCGCGGGCAGGCCCGGGTCCACCGATACCGTCGGTGTGCTGGCCGCCGTCGCCGAGGCCACCAGCGGACGCGGTGACGAGATCGAGCGCGCGGGTGGCGGCGCCAACCGCATCGTCGACGAACTCAACCGCGTCATCGCCGACGACGGCACCGAAGCCACCCTCGCCGTCGTGTCCGACGCGCTGCAGGGCCTGCAGGGCAGTGCGCCGGATCTGCTCGACGCCGTGCACAGCGCGGTGGTGCCCATGCGCACCTTCGCCGAGAAGCGTCAGGAGCTGGCCACCTTCCTGTCGGCGGGGCACGCCACCTTCGGCGAGGTGGGAACCGCCTTCGAGAACAACACTGACCGGATGATCGTGATCACCACCCAGCTGTCCCCGGTGATGGGCGTGATGGCGGACGGCTCAAATCAGTTCGCCCCCATCGTCACCCGCATCAACGACCTCACCAACCGATTCTTCGACCATGTATGGCATGAGGACAAGAACATGGCGGTGGGCAAGTTCATGTTGGTGCTCACGCCGAATCGGATGTACACCCGCAAGGACTGTCCGCGCTACGGCACGCTCGAGGGCCCCAGCTGTCGCACCGCGCCGCTCACCGCCGACCCGCCGGTGCTGCCCCAACCTCTCGATCCCCGCAACTACCAACCGCCCGGCGGCAACGTGGGTCCGGTCGGCAGCCCCGAGGAGCGCGCGCAGCTGAGCGAACTGCTCGGACCCGAGCCGAACGCCGCTACCCAACTGCTCTTCGGGCCGGTCGCCAGGGGCAACACCGTGCAGGTCGTCCCCGACCCGTCGCTACCCGGGGCAGGCCCGCCCCCGGGACTGCCACTGCCCGCAGAGGCTGGTCGCTGA